From Columba livia isolate bColLiv1 breed racing homer chromosome 5, bColLiv1.pat.W.v2, whole genome shotgun sequence, one genomic window encodes:
- the LOC102098162 gene encoding transmembrane protein 151B isoform X1: MSSEGEAEAAAESGPGSTPAPGPAAAVREEQRPVKQSLSACMCRESHWKCLLLSILMYGCLGAVAWCQLARVTKLSFDSSFKGKSMIYHDSPCSDGYVYIPLAFLSMLYVVYLVECWHCHVKRELQYKADVDSVYECINRMQQATPCIWWKAISYHFVRRTRQVTRYRNGDAYTTTQVYHERVNTHVAEAEFDYSHCGYKDISKELLGLESYTATKLRFTKCFSFANIESENSYLTQRAHFFTEIEGLDDYMEVREGMQLKNVDFKELMMAYGDPDHLPWYVSHYAFWVAAILMISWPLRVLIEYRTAYVHYHVEKLLGLEYTAPTAAEEPLYRYRMPRDATQDSTELEWHICTNRQLIPSYSEAVLMDLADSPAYNSYAVCRYGETAHGCERCNHASSTSSIFSRHAFHSCSGNSRLSLNTSRFSLCRVHGSHRTGLWRSRSSSIAERGCQDEQCCSYSSQLAVNENPPTYHDARFFPVLIVHRPEGHDRRHFYVRRSSCLETSL; encoded by the coding sequence CAACGCCCTGTGAAACAGTCCCTGAGCGCCTGCATGTGCCGGGAGTCCCACTGGAAatgcctcctcctctccatcctcatGTATGGCTGCCTGGGTGCGGTGGCCTGGTGTCAGCTGGCCCGAGTCACCAAGCTCAGCTTCGATAGCTCCTTCAAAGGCAAGTCAATGATCTACCATGACAGTCCGTGCTCGGATGGCTATGTCTATATCCCACTGGCCTTCCTCTCTATGCTGTACGTGGTGTACCTGGTGGAGTGCTGGCACTGCCACGTCAAGAGGGAGCTGCAGTATAAGGCAGATGTGGACAGTGTCTATGAATGCATCAACCGCATGCAGCAAGCCACTCCATGCATCTGGTGGAAGGCCATCAGCTACCACTTTGTGCGGCGAACCCGGCAAGTGACCCGGTACCGCAATGGCGATGCCTACACCACCACACAAGTCTACCACGAGAGGGTCAACACCCATGTGGCTGAAGCTGAGTTTGACTACTCTCACTGCGGATACAAGGACATCTCCAAGGAGCTCCTGGGCCTAGAGAGCTACACAGCCACCAAGCTGAGGTTCACCAAGTGCTTCAGCTTTGCCAATATTGAGTCTGAGAACTCTTACCTAACTCAGAGGGCTCACTTCTTCACAGAGATTGAGGGGCTGGATGACTACATGGAGGTGAGAGAAGGCATGCAGCTCAAAAACGTGGACTTTAAAGAGCTTATGATGGCCTATGGGGATCCGGATCACCTCCCATGGTATGTGTCTCACTATGCTTTCTGGGTGGCAGCTATCCTGATGATCTCGTGGCCGCTCAGGGTACTCATAGAGTATCGAACTGCTTATGTTCACTACCACGTGGAGAAGCTGCTGGGCCTGGAGTACACggcacccacagcagcagaggagccCTTGTACCGGTACCGCATGCCCCGAGACGCCACGCAGGACAGCACTGAGCTGGAGTGGCATATCTGCACCAACCGGCAGCTCATCCCCAGCTACTCAGAGGCTGTGCTCATGGACCTGGCCGACTCCCCGGCCTACAACAGCTACGCGGTGTGCCGGTATGGCGAGACAGCCCACGGCTGCGAACGCTGCAACCATGCCTCCAGCACCTCCTCCATCTTCTCACGCCACGCGTTCCACAGCTGCAGCGGCAACTCCCGCCTCTCCCTCAACACCAGCCGCTTCTCCCTCTGCCGCGTCCACGGCTCCCACAGGACAGGGCTCTGGAGGAgccgcagcagcagcattgcGGAGCGGGGCTGCCAGGACGAGCAGTGCTGCTCCTACTCCAGCCAGCTCGCTGTCAATGAAAACCCCCCAACCTACCATGACGCCCGTTTCTTCCCCGTTCTGATTGTGCACAGGCCAGAGGGGCACGACAGGCGGCATTTCTATGTCAGGCGCTCCTCCTGTTTAGAAACCTCTCTGTGA
- the LOC102098162 gene encoding transmembrane protein 151B isoform X2 — protein MCRESHWKCLLLSILMYGCLGAVAWCQLARVTKLSFDSSFKGKSMIYHDSPCSDGYVYIPLAFLSMLYVVYLVECWHCHVKRELQYKADVDSVYECINRMQQATPCIWWKAISYHFVRRTRQVTRYRNGDAYTTTQVYHERVNTHVAEAEFDYSHCGYKDISKELLGLESYTATKLRFTKCFSFANIESENSYLTQRAHFFTEIEGLDDYMEVREGMQLKNVDFKELMMAYGDPDHLPWYVSHYAFWVAAILMISWPLRVLIEYRTAYVHYHVEKLLGLEYTAPTAAEEPLYRYRMPRDATQDSTELEWHICTNRQLIPSYSEAVLMDLADSPAYNSYAVCRYGETAHGCERCNHASSTSSIFSRHAFHSCSGNSRLSLNTSRFSLCRVHGSHRTGLWRSRSSSIAERGCQDEQCCSYSSQLAVNENPPTYHDARFFPVLIVHRPEGHDRRHFYVRRSSCLETSL, from the coding sequence ATGTGCCGGGAGTCCCACTGGAAatgcctcctcctctccatcctcatGTATGGCTGCCTGGGTGCGGTGGCCTGGTGTCAGCTGGCCCGAGTCACCAAGCTCAGCTTCGATAGCTCCTTCAAAGGCAAGTCAATGATCTACCATGACAGTCCGTGCTCGGATGGCTATGTCTATATCCCACTGGCCTTCCTCTCTATGCTGTACGTGGTGTACCTGGTGGAGTGCTGGCACTGCCACGTCAAGAGGGAGCTGCAGTATAAGGCAGATGTGGACAGTGTCTATGAATGCATCAACCGCATGCAGCAAGCCACTCCATGCATCTGGTGGAAGGCCATCAGCTACCACTTTGTGCGGCGAACCCGGCAAGTGACCCGGTACCGCAATGGCGATGCCTACACCACCACACAAGTCTACCACGAGAGGGTCAACACCCATGTGGCTGAAGCTGAGTTTGACTACTCTCACTGCGGATACAAGGACATCTCCAAGGAGCTCCTGGGCCTAGAGAGCTACACAGCCACCAAGCTGAGGTTCACCAAGTGCTTCAGCTTTGCCAATATTGAGTCTGAGAACTCTTACCTAACTCAGAGGGCTCACTTCTTCACAGAGATTGAGGGGCTGGATGACTACATGGAGGTGAGAGAAGGCATGCAGCTCAAAAACGTGGACTTTAAAGAGCTTATGATGGCCTATGGGGATCCGGATCACCTCCCATGGTATGTGTCTCACTATGCTTTCTGGGTGGCAGCTATCCTGATGATCTCGTGGCCGCTCAGGGTACTCATAGAGTATCGAACTGCTTATGTTCACTACCACGTGGAGAAGCTGCTGGGCCTGGAGTACACggcacccacagcagcagaggagccCTTGTACCGGTACCGCATGCCCCGAGACGCCACGCAGGACAGCACTGAGCTGGAGTGGCATATCTGCACCAACCGGCAGCTCATCCCCAGCTACTCAGAGGCTGTGCTCATGGACCTGGCCGACTCCCCGGCCTACAACAGCTACGCGGTGTGCCGGTATGGCGAGACAGCCCACGGCTGCGAACGCTGCAACCATGCCTCCAGCACCTCCTCCATCTTCTCACGCCACGCGTTCCACAGCTGCAGCGGCAACTCCCGCCTCTCCCTCAACACCAGCCGCTTCTCCCTCTGCCGCGTCCACGGCTCCCACAGGACAGGGCTCTGGAGGAgccgcagcagcagcattgcGGAGCGGGGCTGCCAGGACGAGCAGTGCTGCTCCTACTCCAGCCAGCTCGCTGTCAATGAAAACCCCCCAACCTACCATGACGCCCGTTTCTTCCCCGTTCTGATTGTGCACAGGCCAGAGGGGCACGACAGGCGGCATTTCTATGTCAGGCGCTCCTCCTGTTTAGAAACCTCTCTGTGA